In Gemmatimonadota bacterium, the DNA window AAGGCCCCCGAGGACCTCGAAGACCTCGAAGACGCCCCGGCCGAAGAGGTGGAGGCCGCCGAAGAGGAGCTCGTGGATCAGGCCTCGGCCGCCCGCACCATTACCGAGCTGGAGGCCGAGATCGCCACGCTGAAGGGCCTCGAGACCCTGGCCCAGCGCGTCCGCCGCAGCGGCACGGACCGCAAGTGGGAGGAGCTGTCCAACCTCCTCCAGAACAACGCCGAGATGTTCGATGCCGGCGGCGGCCGCCGAAAGCTCGTGCTCTTCACCGAGCACCGCGACACGCTGAACTACCTCATCGAAAGGATCCGCGCCCTCCTGGGCCGCGCCGAGGCCGTGGTCACGATCCACGGCGGGATGGGGCGCGAGGAACGCCGCAAGGCCCAGCAGCGCTTCACGCAAGACCGGGACGTGCAGGTGCTGGCCGCCACGGATGCCGCCGGCGAGGGGATCAACCTCCAGCGCGCCCACCTGATGGTGAACTACGATCTGCCATGGAACCCCAACCGGCTGGAGCAACGCTTCGGCCGCATCCACCGCATCGGGCAGACCGAGGTCTGCCACCTCTGGAACCTGGTGGCCGAGGAGACGCGCGAGGGCGAGGTGTATCGCCGCCTCCTGGAGAAGATCCAGGAGGAGCGCGCGGCGCTGGGGGGACAGGTGTTCGACGTCCTGGGCAAGCTGTTCCAGGAGCGGAGCCTGCGCGAGCTGCTGATCGAGGCGGCCCGGTATGGCGATCAACCCGAGGTTCGCGCCCGCCTGTTCCAGGCTGTGGACAACGCGGCCGACCGCGACCACATCCGGGGCCTCCTGGAAGAACGGGCCCTCGTCCGCGATGCCCTGGATGCCACGCAAGTGCGGCGGATCCGCGAGGACATGGAGCGGGCCGAGGCCCGCCGCCTCCAGCCCCACTTCATCCGCGGGTTCTTCCTGGAAGCCTTCCGCCACCTCGGCGGCACCCTCCGCGAGCGCGAGGCGAAGCGATACGAGATCACGCACGTCCCCGCCACCATCCGCGCGCGGGACCGGCAGATCGGCCGGGGTGACGTGGTGCTCCCCCGCTACGAGCGCATCTGCTTCGACAAGGATCTGATCGCCGCCCCCGGCAAGCCGCTGGCGGCATTCGTCTGCCCCGGCCATCCGCTCCTGGACGCCACCATCGACCTCATCCTGGAGCGGCACCGGCACCTCCTTCGGCAGGGCGCCGTCCTGATCGACCCGTCGGACCCCGGCGAGGACCTGCGCGCCCTGTTCTACCTGGAGCACGAAATCCAGGACGCCCGCACGGACCGCCACGGCAACCGCCGGAGCGTCTCCAGGCAGCTCCAGTTCGTCGAGATCGGGCGCGCCGGCCAGGTGCGCGGCGCAGGCTACGCACCCTACCTGGATTACCGCGCGGCGGACGAGGCCGAGGGCGCGCTCCTGGCGGTGGTGCTGGAGGATGCGTGGGCCCGG includes these proteins:
- a CDS encoding DUF3883 domain-containing protein; the protein is KAPEDLEDLEDAPAEEVEAAEEELVDQASAARTITELEAEIATLKGLETLAQRVRRSGTDRKWEELSNLLQNNAEMFDAGGGRRKLVLFTEHRDTLNYLIERIRALLGRAEAVVTIHGGMGREERRKAQQRFTQDRDVQVLAATDAAGEGINLQRAHLMVNYDLPWNPNRLEQRFGRIHRIGQTEVCHLWNLVAEETREGEVYRRLLEKIQEERAALGGQVFDVLGKLFQERSLRELLIEAARYGDQPEVRARLFQAVDNAADRDHIRGLLEERALVRDALDATQVRRIREDMERAEARRLQPHFIRGFFLEAFRHLGGTLREREAKRYEITHVPATIRARDRQIGRGDVVLPRYERICFDKDLIAAPGKPLAAFVCPGHPLLDATIDLILERHRHLLRQGAVLIDPSDPGEDLRALFYLEHEIQDARTDRHGNRRSVSRQLQFVEIGRAGQVRGAGYAPYLDYRAADEAEGALLAVVLEDAWARGELEAQAVSHAIQHIVPEHYQEVRARKEDLVQKAMAAVKDRLTKEINYWDHRANVLKEEELAGRVNARINSAKARQRADELQARLEQRMQELEQERQLSPKPPVVVGGALVIPLGLLERLKGAREEAAEPATFAKDRDRVAALAMAAVMDIERRLGRHPRDVHEENRGYDIESAIPGTGRLLFLEVKGRAAGARTVTITKNEILTALNKPEEFILAIVPVDADAAATPRYVRRPFQREPDFGVTSVNYDLDDLLSRAGEPS